The following are from one region of the Halodesulfurarchaeum sp. HSR-GB genome:
- a CDS encoding NEW3 domain-containing protein yields the protein MKQLRAVLLAVLVAGSVLAVPVAAIEDPRFETMVSEPQLQPGAEQSLAVTITNDDEDPDDRVETASNVLVTATGGSTPIDVRSGQRRLADLPDGASDTVEFNVEVPADLPGGTYELPIEITYEYEGDERETDTIYATVEVPERPIFEVTEQTTDLYAGETGVLNLSVRNSGSLPATDAILAVSAPNSALTVGEGTANAHVGELAPGSTTEIAVPVTAGQSAVANAYPVTVTPTYNNENGIERTAPSLSVGATPKRGARIDVREVAGTVVAGETNRVEVTLENAGSTTLTESVLHLEAVSPGLTFDGAATTAQFLGTWAPGETRAVSTDVTIGEGAEPGDAPIEATVAFVHPTGVSARTGPTTVGVGPPVGGPIGFDAVEITHQGPGAVLSAQVTNQGEEPLENAVATLESVDPTIDVGGPATIGTLNPDETATIAVEVRGAPGVNLATGAFQAQLQYDRAGQPSRSDRTTLRPSVTAPEHLFDVTPRNATFEIDDTNELRVTVENEGETRLTDLRARLSAREPYTSQSPTTFVESLDPGESAILTFEVTTPEDGVATTDVLSLNLTAETPADRTVVDGPHRVPVTIDSPSGGTSGSTAVAIGAVVVILVLAGGWWWLNR from the coding sequence GTGAAACAGCTCCGGGCCGTCCTGCTGGCCGTGCTAGTGGCCGGCAGCGTGCTCGCCGTGCCAGTCGCGGCGATCGAGGACCCGCGCTTCGAGACGATGGTCTCCGAACCCCAGCTCCAGCCGGGAGCCGAACAGTCCCTCGCGGTGACGATCACGAACGACGACGAGGACCCCGATGATCGCGTGGAGACGGCCTCGAACGTCCTGGTGACCGCGACTGGCGGCTCGACCCCGATCGACGTGCGCTCCGGACAACGGCGGCTCGCTGACCTGCCGGATGGGGCCTCCGACACCGTCGAATTCAACGTCGAAGTGCCGGCCGACCTCCCGGGGGGCACCTACGAACTGCCGATCGAGATTACCTACGAGTACGAGGGCGACGAACGTGAGACCGACACCATTTACGCGACTGTCGAGGTCCCCGAGCGTCCGATCTTCGAGGTGACCGAACAGACGACAGATCTCTACGCGGGCGAGACTGGGGTCCTCAACCTCTCGGTGCGGAACAGCGGTTCGCTGCCCGCAACCGACGCGATTCTCGCAGTCTCCGCGCCGAATTCCGCACTGACCGTCGGCGAGGGTACTGCAAACGCCCACGTCGGCGAGTTGGCACCCGGGAGTACCACAGAAATCGCCGTCCCCGTCACGGCAGGCCAGTCCGCAGTCGCCAACGCGTATCCCGTGACCGTCACGCCGACCTACAACAACGAGAACGGCATCGAGCGAACGGCCCCGTCGCTCTCGGTCGGGGCGACACCGAAGCGAGGGGCCCGGATCGACGTTCGCGAGGTGGCCGGGACAGTTGTCGCGGGCGAGACGAACCGCGTCGAGGTGACCCTCGAAAATGCGGGCTCCACGACCCTCACCGAATCCGTCCTGCACCTGGAAGCCGTCTCGCCGGGGCTCACCTTCGACGGGGCGGCCACTACCGCACAGTTCCTGGGGACCTGGGCCCCCGGGGAGACTCGCGCCGTCTCGACGGACGTAACCATCGGCGAGGGGGCCGAACCCGGTGACGCCCCGATCGAGGCGACCGTCGCCTTCGTCCATCCGACTGGCGTCTCTGCGCGGACCGGGCCCACCACCGTCGGCGTGGGCCCGCCTGTGGGCGGCCCCATCGGGTTCGACGCCGTGGAAATCACCCACCAGGGACCGGGCGCCGTGCTCTCCGCCCAGGTGACAAACCAGGGTGAAGAGCCGCTCGAAAACGCCGTGGCCACCCTGGAATCGGTCGATCCGACGATCGACGTGGGCGGACCGGCGACGATCGGGACCCTCAACCCGGATGAGACGGCAACGATCGCCGTCGAGGTGCGCGGCGCGCCCGGAGTGAACCTCGCCACCGGGGCCTTCCAGGCACAGCTCCAGTACGACCGCGCCGGCCAGCCCTCCCGGAGCGATCGAACGACGCTTCGACCGTCGGTCACCGCGCCGGAACACCTCTTCGACGTGACGCCCAGAAACGCCACCTTCGAGATCGACGATACCAACGAACTCCGCGTGACCGTCGAAAACGAGGGCGAGACGAGATTGACCGACCTCAGAGCCAGGCTTTCCGCCCGGGAACCCTACACGAGCCAGTCCCCGACCACCTTCGTCGAATCCCTCGATCCCGGCGAATCGGCGATCCTGACCTTCGAGGTCACCACCCCGGAGGACGGGGTCGCGACCACGGATGTCCTGTCCCTGAACCTGACCGCCGAGACGCCGGCGGACCGGACCGTCGTCGACGGCCCCCATCGGGTGCCGGTGACCATCGACAGTCCCAGCGGCGGGACGAGTGGGTCCACCGCCGTCGCCATCGGGGCCGTCGTCGTGATCCTCGTCCTGGCCGGGGGCTGGTGGTGGCTCAACCGGTGA
- a CDS encoding ATP-binding cassette domain-containing protein has protein sequence MPAIEVQALTKRFGETVANDALEFHVESGEIFGFLGPNGAGKTTTLRTLLGLLSPTSGTATVLGADVRDEEALRQARKRIGYLPAELSFTESVTGESFLGYQAALKGDERLTEMTDLFDPPLEKPIRTYSSGNRQMLGLIQAFMHDPDLVIMDEPTSGLDPLKQERLNSFLRAEREAGTTIFFSSHVLGEVRRICDRVGIIREGELVALEDIESLLAKGGKRVRLHTDEPLAADALDLSGIVDFEQVGTVTRFTFTGDYNDLLAALSTHSLIDMEIEEPPLEEVFMHYYGDDRRER, from the coding sequence ATGCCGGCGATCGAAGTTCAAGCGCTGACAAAGCGCTTCGGCGAGACCGTCGCGAACGACGCCCTCGAATTTCACGTCGAAAGCGGGGAGATATTCGGCTTCCTCGGTCCGAACGGGGCCGGCAAGACGACCACGTTGCGAACCCTGCTTGGCTTGCTCTCCCCGACGAGCGGGACCGCCACGGTCCTGGGGGCCGACGTTCGGGACGAGGAGGCACTCAGGCAGGCCCGAAAACGGATCGGCTACCTGCCCGCCGAGTTGAGCTTCACCGAGTCGGTCACCGGGGAGTCGTTTCTCGGCTATCAGGCCGCCCTGAAGGGCGATGAGCGACTGACGGAGATGACCGACCTCTTCGACCCGCCACTCGAGAAGCCAATCCGAACCTACTCATCGGGCAACCGCCAGATGCTGGGACTTATCCAGGCGTTCATGCACGACCCGGATCTGGTCATCATGGACGAACCCACGAGCGGGCTCGACCCGCTCAAACAGGAACGGCTCAACAGCTTCCTCCGGGCCGAACGAGAGGCTGGCACGACGATCTTCTTCTCCTCGCACGTGCTGGGCGAGGTGCGGCGGATCTGTGATCGGGTCGGGATCATCCGGGAGGGCGAACTCGTCGCCCTGGAGGACATCGAATCGCTTCTGGCGAAGGGTGGCAAGCGGGTCCGACTCCACACCGACGAGCCGCTTGCGGCGGACGCCCTGGATCTGTCCGGGATCGTCGACTTCGAGCAGGTCGGGACGGTGACCCGCTTTACCTTCACGGGGGATTACAACGACCTTCTGGCGGCACTCTCGACGCACTCACTGATCGACATGGAGATCGAGGAACCGCCCCTGGAGGAAGTCTTCATGCACTACTACGGGGACGACCGGAGGGAACGATGA
- a CDS encoding ABC transporter permease subunit: MTEIMKYEAQQRLKGTLTLLVVVSFYLALLVWLFPSIEAAGTSFEEYAQALPESLQAAFAIESITTIEGFLAAEIYQFIWILMLGLYVTYLGGGLIAGDIESGRIDLLLAAPVSRIRVVVEKFGSLLVPILAINVLMPVVVLAAVLSIGESLPAFDLVVLHAFSVPYLLLAAAIGLFLSVFFDRADIPQRAGLGVLFALFTLETVTYDTDIEWVGALSPTRYYDPAAILVDGEYDVAGALILLAATLLLVIASAEWFRRRDV, translated from the coding sequence ATGACCGAGATCATGAAGTACGAGGCTCAACAACGCCTCAAAGGGACGCTGACGCTTCTCGTGGTGGTGAGTTTCTACCTCGCACTTTTGGTGTGGCTGTTTCCCTCGATCGAGGCGGCGGGCACGTCCTTCGAGGAGTACGCCCAGGCGTTGCCCGAGTCCCTGCAGGCGGCCTTCGCCATCGAGTCCATCACGACCATCGAGGGGTTTCTCGCCGCCGAGATCTACCAGTTCATCTGGATTCTCATGCTCGGGCTGTATGTCACCTACCTCGGGGGCGGGCTGATTGCCGGGGACATCGAATCCGGGCGCATCGATCTGTTACTGGCTGCGCCGGTCTCCCGAATTCGCGTCGTCGTCGAGAAGTTCGGGTCGCTTCTGGTGCCGATCCTGGCGATCAACGTCCTCATGCCGGTCGTGGTGCTCGCCGCGGTCCTCAGCATCGGCGAATCCCTGCCGGCCTTCGACCTGGTCGTCCTGCATGCCTTCTCGGTCCCCTATCTGCTTCTGGCCGCGGCGATCGGACTCTTCCTCTCGGTGTTCTTCGACCGGGCCGACATCCCCCAGCGGGCCGGACTGGGGGTCCTCTTCGCGCTTTTCACCCTGGAGACGGTGACCTACGACACGGACATCGAGTGGGTCGGCGCGCTGAGCCCGACCCGGTACTACGACCCGGCCGCGATTCTCGTCGACGGGGAGTATGACGTCGCCGGTGCACTCATCCTGCTTGCGGCCACGCTGTTGCTCGTGATCGCCAGCGCGGAGTGGTTTCGCCGCCGAGACGTGTGA
- a CDS encoding MBL fold metallo-hydrolase: MHERDTGAAVPEPEAPVESISPAALRERIDRGDPVTVLDVRTTSDFEEWHLEGESVTVENRPYYEFLEAPGLPEDLPRGDPLVVVCAEGDASDYVAGELRSAGRDAVTLDGGMAGWARIYDRNEIAGYDGPGVLYQYHRPSTGCLSYLLVDGGEAAVVDPLRAFRDQYVEDAAALGADLVYAIDTHCHADHVSGVTALAKEGVTGVVPEPTTQRGMEADVDLLRIEDGDELIVGAATIETRHTPGHTSGMSSYLVGESVVLTGDSLFVDSVARPDLEAGDEGAPEAARQLYRSLQERILSLDPDVIVAGGHTAPSDSPGSDGTFTARLGALVDRMAVLSKSEDEFVEHVLADMPPRPANFEQIIAANLGKQSVDDEEAFRIELGPNNCAAGHGTSTG, from the coding sequence ATGCACGAGCGCGATACTGGAGCGGCCGTTCCCGAACCCGAGGCCCCCGTCGAGTCCATCTCCCCGGCGGCGCTCCGCGAACGGATCGATCGGGGCGATCCGGTGACGGTCCTCGACGTGCGGACCACAAGTGACTTCGAGGAATGGCATCTCGAAGGCGAGTCCGTGACGGTGGAAAACCGACCGTACTACGAGTTCCTCGAAGCGCCGGGGCTCCCCGAGGATCTGCCACGGGGCGACCCGCTAGTCGTCGTCTGTGCGGAAGGGGACGCCAGTGACTACGTGGCCGGCGAACTGCGGTCGGCCGGTCGGGACGCCGTCACCCTCGACGGTGGCATGGCCGGCTGGGCGCGCATCTACGACCGCAACGAGATTGCCGGCTACGACGGCCCCGGAGTACTCTACCAGTACCACCGCCCCTCGACGGGCTGTCTCTCCTATCTGCTCGTCGACGGTGGGGAGGCCGCAGTGGTGGACCCGCTGCGGGCCTTCCGGGACCAGTACGTCGAGGACGCCGCCGCGCTGGGCGCGGACCTGGTATACGCGATCGACACACACTGTCACGCGGACCACGTCAGTGGCGTCACTGCCCTCGCAAAAGAGGGTGTGACCGGTGTCGTCCCGGAGCCGACCACCCAGCGCGGGATGGAGGCAGACGTCGACTTGCTCCGCATCGAGGACGGTGACGAACTCATAGTCGGAGCGGCGACGATCGAAACCAGGCACACACCGGGGCACACCAGCGGTATGAGTTCCTATCTCGTCGGCGAAAGCGTAGTGCTAACCGGTGACAGCCTGTTCGTGGACAGCGTCGCCCGGCCGGACCTGGAGGCCGGCGACGAGGGGGCCCCCGAGGCCGCCAGGCAGCTCTACCGGAGCCTCCAGGAGCGGATCCTCTCCCTCGATCCGGACGTGATCGTCGCCGGCGGGCACACCGCCCCAAGTGACTCACCTGGGTCCGATGGCACGTTTACGGCACGGCTGGGCGCGCTCGTCGATCGGATGGCCGTCCTCTCGAAGTCCGAGGACGAGTTCGTGGAGCACGTCCTGGCCGACATGCCACCGCGGCCGGCCAACTTCGAGCAGATCATCGCGGCGAACCTCGGCAAACAGTCCGTCGACGACGAGGAGGCCTTCCGCATCGAACTCGGGCCGAACAACTGTGCGGCCGGTCACGGGACCTCGACCGGGTAA
- a CDS encoding YeeE/YedE thiosulfate transporter family protein: MVLGPPLGLFPNGIIHYAVGGILVGLGVVVIYLGTGLTPGASTFLESALSYVSDREWFQRPSLTASRSWRLVFTLGIVSGAALYALLLGEGVWTTEVQLWRLAVGGFLVGVGTRVGKGCTSGHGICGIGSLSGTSMVNVLLFLSVAILTAGAVAALGVSP, from the coding sequence ATGGTCCTTGGCCCACCCCTCGGGTTGTTTCCAAACGGAATTATCCACTACGCCGTTGGCGGTATCCTCGTTGGCCTGGGTGTCGTCGTCATCTACCTCGGTACTGGCCTGACTCCCGGAGCGAGCACGTTCCTCGAATCCGCCCTCTCTTATGTTTCGGATCGGGAGTGGTTCCAGCGCCCCTCGCTCACTGCCTCCCGGAGCTGGCGGCTCGTGTTCACCCTCGGAATCGTCTCGGGGGCGGCCCTGTACGCACTCCTCCTGGGCGAGGGAGTCTGGACGACCGAGGTCCAGCTCTGGCGGCTGGCGGTCGGTGGCTTCCTGGTGGGTGTGGGCACCCGAGTCGGGAAGGGGTGTACCTCCGGCCACGGGATCTGTGGCATCGGGTCACTCTCCGGGACCTCGATGGTAAACGTCCTGCTCTTTCTTTCCGTCGCCATCCTGACCGCCGGGGCGGTCGCCGCACTGGGGGTGAGTCCATGA
- a CDS encoding DUF6691 family protein: MSDRGLGFLLLVYVGGLLFGLGLAVSQMARPEVVLDFLQLEDLGLLFVMGGGAVLAGVVFAIASRSGRAAPLTGRPYGLRLREFDRNVAIGGVIFGVGWGLSGICPGAAYASVGIGNYPILVAIAGMFAGAYVQGVLR; the protein is encoded by the coding sequence ATGAGCGACCGCGGACTCGGCTTCCTACTGCTGGTCTACGTCGGCGGCCTCCTCTTCGGCCTGGGACTTGCGGTGAGCCAGATGGCCCGACCGGAGGTCGTCCTCGATTTCCTCCAGCTCGAGGACCTGGGCCTGCTCTTCGTCATGGGTGGGGGCGCAGTCCTCGCCGGCGTCGTGTTTGCGATCGCGAGTCGGTCGGGCCGGGCCGCCCCGCTGACCGGCCGGCCCTACGGCTTGCGACTCCGCGAATTCGACCGGAACGTCGCCATCGGCGGCGTGATCTTCGGGGTCGGATGGGGGCTCTCGGGCATCTGCCCGGGCGCGGCCTACGCGAGCGTTGGCATCGGCAACTACCCGATCCTGGTCGCCATCGCGGGCATGTTCGCCGGCGCGTACGTCCAGGGCGTGTTACGCTGA
- a CDS encoding MFS transporter, protein MTEPSPANAEPSAAPGTEGWVLAWALGAAAFGGASLLVPLYIVQLGAGPAELGILAAMAAFAGVPGAILFGRLASHVGHRRSLVLVTLGTVTVVLVILPFLQSIPAVIAANTVLWLVVAAVGPVVTMLVVADRPESAWSRQIGRVNKFQGYGWAAGLVLGTVVPLVTTRVFEPQTISRLLFFLLAGLAAASTIGAARTLPRPAGGPQSEREIRRIARLVERSGRGVREATFAMSPNRIYWSTRAISPGRLRARLDSILGIYLLAAALFFTGFAMFWAPLPHLLTAVGLDAGRVFALYLVSSLGSAVLYEGVGTLADRLDVRLLQSGALLVRGLLFPLVALLAGVGQTSLGTIMLGVLLAAIGLTWAVILVVGTTIVSRLATPGVRGEVLGSYTALGAFAGGIGSVLGGWLATFGYVVAFATAGGLVVAGAVLVGSLRALSARSA, encoded by the coding sequence GTGACCGAGCCGTCCCCAGCGAACGCCGAACCGTCAGCGGCCCCGGGGACCGAAGGGTGGGTTCTCGCCTGGGCGCTCGGAGCCGCGGCGTTCGGCGGGGCGTCGCTTCTGGTTCCGCTCTACATCGTCCAGCTCGGGGCCGGCCCGGCGGAACTGGGAATCCTGGCCGCGATGGCGGCCTTTGCCGGTGTTCCCGGGGCTATCCTGTTCGGCCGACTGGCGAGTCACGTCGGCCACCGTCGCTCGCTGGTGCTGGTGACACTGGGGACCGTCACCGTCGTGCTCGTGATCCTCCCGTTTCTCCAGTCCATTCCCGCGGTGATCGCGGCGAACACGGTGCTCTGGCTGGTGGTGGCTGCGGTCGGACCGGTCGTGACGATGTTGGTGGTCGCCGACCGACCGGAGTCGGCCTGGAGCCGACAGATCGGCCGGGTGAACAAGTTTCAGGGGTATGGCTGGGCCGCGGGACTGGTCCTGGGGACGGTCGTCCCGCTCGTGACGACACGGGTGTTCGAGCCACAGACGATCTCCCGGCTGCTCTTCTTTCTTCTCGCAGGCCTCGCCGCGGCGAGTACGATCGGCGCTGCGCGGACCCTTCCACGACCGGCGGGCGGTCCGCAAAGCGAACGGGAGATCCGTCGAATCGCCCGGCTGGTGGAACGCTCCGGGCGCGGGGTTCGGGAGGCGACCTTCGCGATGTCGCCAAACCGCATCTACTGGTCGACGCGGGCGATCAGTCCCGGTCGGCTGCGCGCCAGACTGGATTCGATTCTCGGGATCTATCTCCTCGCCGCCGCGCTCTTCTTCACGGGCTTTGCGATGTTCTGGGCGCCACTGCCACACCTGTTGACCGCCGTCGGCCTCGACGCTGGGCGGGTCTTCGCGCTGTACCTGGTCTCCAGTCTCGGCTCGGCTGTGCTCTATGAGGGTGTGGGCACACTCGCGGATCGCCTGGACGTTCGGCTCCTCCAGTCCGGGGCGCTACTCGTTCGTGGACTGCTCTTCCCGCTGGTCGCGTTGCTCGCTGGCGTCGGCCAAACCAGTCTTGGGACGATTATGCTCGGTGTGTTGCTGGCCGCGATCGGACTCACCTGGGCCGTCATTCTGGTGGTCGGAACCACGATCGTCTCCCGACTCGCGACCCCGGGCGTCCGTGGGGAGGTGCTGGGGAGTTATACCGCACTGGGGGCGTTTGCCGGCGGGATCGGCAGCGTGCTTGGCGGCTGGCTCGCCACCTTCGGATACGTCGTTGCCTTCGCCACCGCGGGTGGGCTGGTGGTGGCTGGGGCCGTTCTCGTCGGGTCGCTCCGGGCGCTTTCGGCCCGTTCAGCGTAA
- a CDS encoding cation:proton antiporter produces MATETALLELGLLFAAVGLVGALAARIDQSVIPFYILAGMVLNPFVAGRLGPISLETTPFVELGAELGIVLLLLFLGLEFNLDRLLADRARISAAGAIDFAINFGVGLLLGYVLFRAVLPAFLIAGAVYISSSAIISKSLIDLGWIANDEASPILGTLVAEDLLIALYLVVASAMLAGGSDLAETVQSMGVAVGFMLGLLVVVQYGTPVFEALLETNSREFLVLRALGLVVPIAGLGLLLGVSEAVAAFFVGMAFSATGHVSRLETLLEPVRDVFAAIFFFWIGLVTDPLLLGEVLGLIVLAVFLTTPTKLASGYLAGRIYGLNVRRSTRVALGMTTRGEFTLIIAALALSGAGGVLSTGLAETIYAFAVGYVLVMSVLGTTLMQYATPIENAVSRRFA; encoded by the coding sequence GTGGCGACTGAGACGGCCCTGCTGGAGCTTGGGTTGCTGTTCGCAGCCGTCGGGCTCGTCGGGGCGCTTGCGGCCCGGATCGACCAGTCGGTCATCCCGTTTTACATCCTCGCCGGGATGGTGCTCAACCCCTTCGTCGCGGGTCGGCTCGGCCCGATCTCCCTGGAGACCACGCCGTTCGTCGAACTCGGGGCGGAACTGGGGATCGTGCTCCTCCTGCTTTTCCTGGGCCTGGAGTTCAATCTCGATCGACTGTTGGCCGATCGGGCCCGAATCAGTGCGGCCGGCGCGATCGACTTCGCGATCAACTTCGGGGTGGGGCTGTTGCTGGGGTATGTCCTCTTCCGGGCCGTCCTGCCGGCGTTCCTGATCGCCGGTGCGGTCTACATCTCCTCCTCGGCGATCATCTCGAAGTCGCTGATCGACCTCGGGTGGATCGCCAACGACGAGGCCAGCCCGATCCTGGGCACCCTGGTCGCCGAGGACCTCCTGATCGCACTCTATCTCGTGGTGGCCTCTGCGATGCTGGCCGGTGGGAGCGATCTCGCGGAGACTGTCCAGTCGATGGGGGTCGCCGTGGGCTTCATGCTGGGCTTACTGGTCGTCGTCCAGTACGGAACGCCGGTGTTCGAGGCGCTGCTCGAGACGAATTCCCGGGAGTTTCTCGTGCTTCGGGCGCTCGGACTCGTGGTGCCCATCGCCGGACTCGGGCTCCTACTGGGCGTGAGTGAGGCCGTCGCGGCCTTCTTCGTCGGGATGGCGTTCTCGGCGACCGGGCACGTCTCGCGGCTTGAGACCCTACTCGAACCGGTTCGGGATGTCTTCGCCGCGATCTTCTTTTTCTGGATCGGCCTGGTGACCGACCCGCTCCTGCTGGGAGAGGTCCTCGGCCTGATCGTCCTGGCCGTTTTCCTGACCACCCCGACGAAACTCGCCAGTGGCTACCTGGCGGGCCGGATCTACGGGTTGAACGTCCGTCGCTCGACTCGGGTTGCCCTGGGCATGACGACCCGGGGCGAGTTCACGCTCATCATCGCCGCGCTCGCGCTCTCGGGGGCGGGCGGGGTGCTGTCGACCGGTCTCGCGGAGACGATTTATGCCTTCGCGGTGGGCTACGTGCTCGTGATGAGCGTGCTGGGGACCACACTGATGCAGTATGCCACCCCGATCGAGAACGCGGTCAGTCGGCGGTTTGCCTGA
- a CDS encoding TrkA C-terminal domain-containing protein: MTVYETDLPGVGRKFEIDIGDGAQLVIVIHNTGKREVYRKSNPEADAEKIFTASNQLSQTIGSILEGAKFQPVEVDHEGTMLPGDTVLEWYTVTPDSELAGCSLGESAIREGSDVLVVAIQRGDEIITSPGPDTTVEPGDVLVVIGTQSQVLDFEALVADEVTEE, from the coding sequence ATGACCGTCTACGAGACCGATTTGCCCGGCGTCGGTCGGAAGTTCGAGATCGACATCGGCGACGGGGCCCAGTTGGTCATCGTGATCCACAACACGGGCAAGCGGGAGGTCTACCGCAAGTCGAACCCGGAGGCCGACGCGGAGAAGATCTTTACGGCCTCGAATCAGCTGTCCCAGACCATCGGCTCGATCCTGGAGGGCGCGAAGTTCCAGCCAGTCGAAGTCGATCACGAGGGGACGATGCTCCCGGGGGACACCGTCCTCGAGTGGTACACCGTCACCCCCGACTCGGAACTCGCCGGCTGCTCGCTGGGCGAGTCGGCTATTCGGGAGGGCAGTGACGTCCTCGTGGTCGCCATCCAGCGTGGCGACGAGATCATTACCTCGCCAGGGCCGGACACCACCGTCGAGCCCGGGGACGTCCTCGTCGTGATCGGGACCCAGTCCCAGGTCCTCGACTTCGAGGCGCTGGTCGCCGACGAGGTCACGGAGGAGTGA
- a CDS encoding ester cyclase translates to MTEGDTTEQTIKETERRFVEEVWNGRQYDRIAEMHTEDFLGHWFDPEQDPTDLAGLERFIKTAHEGFSDFEMTIEFMHVDESTVTAGFTVTGTHDGEYMGIPATDEPGDTRGIWVHRYEDGKIAEAWAAWDALGQLQQLGVIPEQFSLASFLETGASLATRGILKRSHSD, encoded by the coding sequence ATGACAGAAGGGGACACCACGGAACAAACGATCAAAGAGACAGAGCGCAGATTCGTCGAGGAGGTCTGGAACGGTCGACAGTACGATCGAATCGCGGAGATGCACACCGAGGACTTCCTCGGACACTGGTTCGATCCGGAGCAAGACCCGACCGATCTGGCGGGGCTCGAACGGTTCATCAAGACCGCCCACGAGGGGTTCTCGGATTTCGAGATGACGATCGAGTTCATGCACGTCGACGAGTCGACAGTCACCGCCGGGTTCACCGTCACCGGAACCCACGACGGGGAGTACATGGGTATCCCGGCGACCGATGAGCCGGGGGACACGCGAGGGATCTGGGTGCACAGATACGAGGACGGCAAGATCGCCGAGGCCTGGGCGGCCTGGGACGCCCTCGGGCAACTTCAGCAACTCGGGGTCATTCCGGAACAGTTCTCCCTCGCCTCGTTCCTCGAGACCGGGGCGAGCCTGGCGACACGGGGTATCCTCAAGCGGAGCCACTCGGACTGA
- a CDS encoding metal-dependent hydrolase, whose amino-acid sequence MFVGHEFLALAAGIALARAAGLERERALTVGLVAGVSAALPDLDVLVAVVGAAGALAELSVAGWEQFWVASEGIHRGVTHTLLASASAAVVLAASAVGQRAARQGRRLEVSGAIAVGAATVFAVLAFLGPAVPRTGWLGYSLMLFGAIVVGGLVGSRSILGWRPVLGASLLGLLSHPFGDVFMASPPQACYPLGPFMTAPIRLAADPTLNLLGIALVELGAVWIGLFAVARVRDLNIVRAIDRLALAGLTFPLFMALLPTPTMAAAHWLGFPLVPFALLGLVPLRDSERAADERLYRSIATGTATLTLGLLAYGLLLLAPGLV is encoded by the coding sequence ATGTTCGTCGGCCACGAGTTTTTGGCACTCGCCGCCGGAATCGCCCTCGCCCGAGCCGCCGGCCTGGAGCGCGAGCGGGCACTCACAGTCGGGCTCGTGGCCGGCGTGAGCGCCGCGCTCCCCGACCTCGACGTTCTCGTCGCCGTCGTGGGCGCTGCGGGGGCCCTCGCGGAACTGAGCGTCGCCGGCTGGGAACAGTTCTGGGTCGCCTCGGAAGGGATCCATCGGGGAGTTACCCACACGCTTCTCGCGAGTGCCAGTGCCGCCGTGGTGCTCGCCGCGAGTGCCGTCGGCCAGCGGGCAGCGAGACAGGGCCGCCGCCTGGAGGTATCCGGAGCCATCGCGGTCGGGGCCGCGACGGTGTTCGCGGTACTCGCTTTTCTTGGCCCGGCCGTGCCAAGGACGGGCTGGCTGGGCTACAGCCTCATGCTCTTCGGGGCGATCGTGGTCGGCGGGCTCGTCGGCTCGCGGTCGATCCTCGGTTGGCGGCCCGTCCTCGGTGCTTCCCTGCTCGGGCTTCTCAGTCACCCCTTCGGTGACGTGTTCATGGCGAGTCCGCCACAGGCCTGTTACCCGCTGGGACCGTTCATGACCGCCCCGATCAGGCTGGCCGCCGATCCCACGCTGAACCTGCTCGGGATCGCACTGGTCGAACTCGGGGCGGTCTGGATCGGGCTGTTCGCGGTGGCCCGCGTGCGGGACCTGAATATCGTGCGTGCGATCGACCGGCTGGCACTCGCCGGCCTGACGTTTCCGCTCTTCATGGCATTGCTTCCGACACCGACGATGGCCGCGGCCCACTGGCTGGGGTTCCCACTCGTGCCGTTTGCCCTGCTGGGGCTCGTCCCACTGCGCGACAGCGAGCGAGCGGCTGACGAGCGGCTCTACCGCTCGATCGCGACCGGGACCGCCACGCTCACCCTGGGCCTGCTCGCCTATGGACTACTCCTGCTAGCTCCGGGGCTGGTCTGA